One Parageobacillus sp. KH3-4 genomic region harbors:
- a CDS encoding glucose-6-phosphate isomerase translates to MAVSFDYSNALPFMKESELDYLSGFVKAAHHMLYEKKGPGSDFLGWVDWPIRYDKDEFARIKQAAEKIRSHSDALVVIGIGGSYLGARAAIEALSHTFHNQVNATQIYFAGQNISSTYISHLLDVLEGKDLSINVVSKSGATTEPAIAFRIFRDYMEKKYGKEEARKRIYVTTDRAKGALKKLADQEGYETFVIPDDIGGRYSVLTAVGLLPIAVAGLNIERMMEGAASAYHKYNNPDLCTNESYQYAAVRNILYRKGKAIELLVNYEPSLHYVSEWWKQLFGESEGKDQKGLFPASVDFTTDLHSMGQYVQEGRRNLIETVLQVKKPRIELTIQEDPENIDGLNFLAGKTLDEVNKKAFQGTLLAHVDGGVPNLIVELDEMNEYTFGEMVYFFEKACGISGHLLGVNPFDQPGVEAYKKNMFALLGKPGFEAEKASLMKRLSK, encoded by the coding sequence ATGGCTGTCTCTTTTGATTACTCCAATGCCTTGCCATTTATGAAAGAAAGTGAACTAGATTATTTAAGCGGATTTGTAAAAGCAGCTCATCATATGCTCTATGAAAAGAAAGGTCCAGGATCCGATTTTCTTGGCTGGGTTGATTGGCCGATCCGCTATGATAAAGACGAATTTGCGCGAATCAAACAAGCTGCTGAAAAAATCCGAAGTCATTCAGATGCTCTTGTGGTGATCGGCATTGGCGGGTCTTATTTAGGGGCAAGGGCAGCTATTGAAGCATTATCCCATACCTTTCATAACCAAGTGAATGCGACACAAATTTATTTCGCTGGCCAGAATATCAGTTCCACTTATATTTCTCATTTATTAGACGTATTAGAAGGCAAAGATTTGTCTATCAATGTTGTTTCTAAATCAGGAGCAACGACAGAGCCTGCCATTGCTTTCCGGATTTTCCGTGACTACATGGAGAAAAAATATGGAAAAGAGGAAGCAAGAAAACGGATTTACGTTACTACCGATCGGGCAAAAGGAGCATTAAAAAAGCTCGCCGATCAAGAAGGATATGAAACTTTCGTCATTCCGGATGACATAGGCGGAAGATATTCTGTACTGACAGCAGTCGGCCTATTGCCTATCGCGGTAGCTGGGCTGAATATTGAGCGAATGATGGAAGGGGCGGCATCAGCATATCATAAATATAACAATCCGGATCTTTGCACCAACGAGAGCTACCAGTATGCCGCTGTGCGAAATATTCTCTACCGCAAAGGCAAAGCGATCGAATTATTGGTGAACTATGAACCATCTCTTCATTATGTATCTGAGTGGTGGAAACAGCTGTTTGGCGAAAGTGAAGGGAAAGATCAGAAAGGACTCTTTCCTGCATCCGTTGACTTTACAACGGATTTGCATTCCATGGGGCAATACGTTCAGGAAGGCCGCCGCAATCTGATCGAAACGGTGCTGCAAGTCAAGAAACCGCGAATCGAACTGACGATTCAAGAAGATCCAGAAAATATCGATGGATTAAACTTCTTGGCCGGTAAGACACTGGATGAAGTAAACAAAAAAGCTTTCCAAGGCACGCTATTAGCACATGTAGACGGCGGAGTACCTAACTTAATTGTTGAACTGGATGAAATGAATGAATATACCTTTGGTGAAATGGTATACTTCTTCGAAAAAGCTTGCGGCATTAGCGGCCATTTGCTCGGTGTGAATCCGTTTGATCAGCCGGGAGTGGAAGCTTACAAGAAGAATATGTTTGCCTTGCTTGGCAAACCGGGCTTTGAAGCGGAAAAAGCGTCCCTCATGAAACGGTTATCTAAATAA
- a CDS encoding LacI family DNA-binding transcriptional regulator — protein sequence MNVTIKDVAKRANVAPSTVSRVIADSPRISEKTKRKVREAMKELGYHPNFIARSLANQATQVIGIVMPSAAEQALQNPFFPEVIRGISKAAHEKKYALQMSTGEKEEEIYEGVVDMLQGRRVDGVILLYSRINDRLMKYLQKNKFPFVVIGKPHQKSEQITHVDNDNYRAGKEATEYLIARGHERIAFVGGNKKYLVTVDRLNGYETALKEAGLPYREEYIMHEEFLQEGGQEAMKGLLSLTDPPTALVVADDLMALGVLKTLDEMNLRVPDDISIVSFNNTLLAEMSRPPLTSVDIHIFQLGYEATKSLIEKISNPNEPVKRIIIPHRIVERLSCGCYQK from the coding sequence ATGAACGTCACGATCAAAGATGTCGCGAAACGAGCAAACGTGGCTCCCTCCACGGTTTCCCGCGTTATCGCCGACAGTCCGCGCATCAGCGAGAAAACAAAGCGGAAAGTGCGCGAGGCGATGAAAGAACTGGGATATCACCCAAATTTTATCGCGCGCAGTTTGGCAAACCAAGCGACGCAAGTCATCGGCATCGTCATGCCGAGCGCAGCGGAACAGGCGCTGCAAAACCCGTTCTTTCCAGAAGTCATCCGCGGCATCAGCAAGGCAGCGCATGAGAAAAAATACGCCTTGCAAATGTCCACAGGCGAAAAAGAAGAAGAAATTTACGAAGGGGTTGTGGACATGCTTCAAGGCCGCCGCGTCGATGGGGTGATTTTATTATATTCGCGCATCAATGATAGGCTGATGAAATATTTACAAAAAAACAAATTCCCATTTGTTGTTATCGGGAAGCCGCATCAAAAGTCGGAGCAAATCACCCATGTCGATAATGACAATTACCGAGCGGGCAAAGAGGCGACCGAGTATTTGATCGCGCGCGGCCATGAACGAATCGCTTTTGTCGGCGGAAACAAAAAATATTTAGTGACTGTCGACCGCCTGAACGGGTATGAGACAGCGTTGAAAGAAGCTGGCCTTCCTTATCGGGAAGAATATATTATGCACGAAGAATTTTTGCAGGAAGGCGGCCAAGAGGCGATGAAAGGATTGCTTTCGCTCACCGATCCGCCGACGGCGCTTGTCGTTGCCGATGATTTAATGGCGCTTGGCGTGTTAAAAACGTTGGACGAAATGAATTTGCGCGTTCCTGACGATATTTCAATTGTCAGTTTCAACAACACATTGTTAGCCGAAATGTCGCGCCCGCCGCTGACATCGGTCGACATTCACATTTTCCAGCTCGGCTATGAAGCGACGAAAAGTCTCATTGAAAAAATCAGCAACCCAAACGAGCCGGTCAAGCGCATTATTATTCCACATCGGATTGTCGAACGGCTTTCGTGCGGTTGCTATCAGAAATAA
- a CDS encoding sugar ABC transporter permease gives MNQKIKSRIEVALIYLFIAFMFVVIAYPLLWTISMSLNPGTSLYSASLIPEKPSLEHYKWLFTSPQSNYLLWYKNSLFVAAINAILSVFFTALIAYAFSRYRFVGRKMGLYLFLVLQMFPSLMAMVALYILLDMLHLLDSLWGLILIYVGGQIPFNAWLVKGYFDTIPRELDEAARMDGAGHFGVFFRIMLPLAKPILAVVALFNFMAPFTDFLLPSIVLRDPEKYTLAVGLFNFINDRFANNFTRFAAGSILIAAPIAIVFLFLQRYLISGLTAGGTKG, from the coding sequence ATGAATCAGAAAATAAAATCACGCATCGAAGTGGCATTGATATATTTATTTATTGCATTCATGTTCGTTGTCATTGCCTATCCGCTTCTTTGGACAATCAGCATGTCGTTAAATCCGGGTACAAGCTTATATTCCGCTTCGTTAATTCCGGAAAAACCGTCTTTAGAACACTATAAATGGCTGTTTACGAGTCCGCAGAGCAATTATTTGTTATGGTATAAAAACAGTTTATTTGTCGCGGCCATCAATGCGATTTTATCCGTATTTTTTACTGCATTAATTGCTTATGCGTTTTCCCGCTACCGGTTTGTCGGGAGGAAAATGGGGCTGTATTTGTTTCTTGTGCTGCAAATGTTTCCGTCTTTAATGGCGATGGTTGCTCTTTATATTTTGTTAGACATGCTTCATCTTTTAGATTCGTTATGGGGGCTGATTTTAATTTATGTCGGAGGACAAATTCCATTTAACGCCTGGCTTGTGAAGGGATATTTTGATACGATTCCGCGCGAACTTGATGAAGCGGCGCGCATGGATGGAGCAGGGCATTTTGGCGTGTTCTTTCGCATTATGCTTCCGCTGGCAAAACCGATTTTGGCCGTTGTTGCTTTATTCAATTTTATGGCTCCGTTTACCGATTTCTTATTGCCGTCGATCGTGTTGCGCGACCCAGAGAAATATACGCTTGCAGTTGGATTGTTCAATTTTATCAATGACCGTTTTGCCAATAACTTCACGCGATTTGCGGCTGGCTCGATTTTAATTGCGGCTCCGATTGCCATTGTATTTTTATTTTTGCAGCGTTATTTAATTTCCGGATTAACGGCGGGTGGAACAAAAGGGTAA
- a CDS encoding sugar ABC transporter permease, with amino-acid sequence MSGKKMRHHPAVAVILSILFAGLGQLYNRRYVKGILFIVIEAAFLITFYNFLNIGLWGLITLGEIPMVDHSIFLLIQGLVSVIIIAFAAVLHYFNIIDARKDALRLQRGEPFPSLLESCRNAWDKGFPYVFVTPGLIMLLFIVVLPLLFMVSLAFTDYNLYNSPPRHLLHWVGFKNFKNLVSVPIWQDTFFSVFAWTIVWTIVATTLQIALGLFLAILVNDPRIKFKRFIRTVLILPWAVPAFVTILVFAAMFNDKFGAINRDILSAFGVMIPWMTDPFWTKVALILIQTWLGFPFVFALFTGVLQSISRDWYEAAEMDGATRWQKFRSITLPHVLYATAPLLIMQYAGNFNNFNIIYLFNDGGPAVRGQNAGGTDILISWVYDLTFTTNNYNMAAAISIIIGLVVSGFALYQFRRTRSFKEEGNI; translated from the coding sequence ATGTCTGGGAAAAAGATGCGCCATCATCCTGCTGTTGCTGTTATTCTTTCCATCCTTTTTGCAGGCTTGGGACAATTATATAACCGGCGTTATGTAAAAGGAATTTTATTTATTGTTATTGAAGCTGCATTTCTAATTACATTTTATAATTTTTTAAATATCGGATTATGGGGGCTTATTACATTAGGAGAAATCCCGATGGTGGACCATTCGATTTTCCTGCTGATTCAAGGGCTAGTATCTGTCATTATCATCGCATTCGCGGCCGTTTTGCATTATTTCAATATTATCGATGCGCGTAAAGATGCGCTGCGCCTGCAACGAGGAGAGCCGTTTCCGTCGCTCCTGGAATCATGCAGAAACGCATGGGATAAAGGATTTCCATATGTATTTGTCACACCAGGGCTGATTATGCTTTTATTTATTGTTGTGCTGCCGCTGCTTTTTATGGTGTCGCTGGCGTTTACGGACTACAACTTGTACAATTCGCCGCCGCGTCATCTATTGCATTGGGTTGGCTTTAAAAACTTTAAAAATTTAGTATCGGTTCCAATTTGGCAAGATACCTTTTTCAGCGTCTTTGCCTGGACAATTGTCTGGACTATTGTCGCAACGACATTGCAAATTGCACTCGGCTTGTTTTTAGCGATACTCGTCAATGACCCGCGCATTAAGTTTAAACGCTTTATTCGCACGGTTTTAATTTTGCCTTGGGCGGTGCCGGCATTTGTCACCATTCTTGTATTTGCGGCGATGTTTAACGATAAATTCGGAGCGATCAACCGTGATATTTTAAGTGCTTTCGGCGTCATGATTCCGTGGATGACCGATCCATTTTGGACAAAAGTAGCCCTTATTTTAATCCAAACATGGCTCGGATTTCCGTTCGTATTTGCTTTATTTACCGGAGTTTTACAAAGCATTTCCCGCGATTGGTATGAAGCAGCCGAGATGGATGGGGCAACGCGCTGGCAAAAGTTCCGTTCAATTACACTGCCGCACGTCTTGTACGCGACAGCACCGCTGTTGATTATGCAATATGCCGGCAACTTTAACAACTTTAATATTATTTATCTATTCAACGATGGCGGCCCGGCTGTGCGCGGGCAAAACGCTGGAGGAACAGATATTTTAATTTCTTGGGTATATGATTTGACGTTTACGACGAACAACTACAATATGGCTGCAGCGATTTCGATTATTATCGGATTGGTCGTGAGCGGTTTTGCCTTGTATCAATTCCGGCGCACACGTTCCTTTAAAGAGGAGGGGAACATTTAA
- a CDS encoding extracellular solute-binding protein, giving the protein MRKAVSLFMAMILMIGVLAACGPKRDVEQVKENNKGNATENVKKPEKLVVWVNDEEKQKQALNDIFKKYTEKTGIKVETVAVSMLDQAKKIALDGPAGKGPDIFYQPHDRIGDIVLQGLADPVDLGDAKSEYSKTAMDAVTYDAQTYGVPFVVETYGLFYNKNLVPEAPQTMEELMKIAKEKTTPSKDRYGFLMEAANFYFVYPFFAGYGGYVFRNEDGKMDTSDIGLANDGAVKGAELVQSWFENGYIPKEINQDVMNGLFTKGNVATVISGPWNIATYSDALGDKLATAPLPVLENGEHPKSFVGVKAWMLSAYSKNKEWATDLMKFITNEENSLHYYEVAGEMPANEKALTNEKIKNDPLISGFAEQIQYGEPMPNVPQMSQVWDPMGNALQFIAKGDNPKEVLKEAVKTIQDKIAASGGGQ; this is encoded by the coding sequence ATGAGAAAAGCCGTTTCGCTGTTTATGGCCATGATTCTCATGATCGGTGTATTGGCTGCTTGTGGTCCGAAACGGGATGTTGAGCAGGTGAAAGAAAACAACAAAGGGAATGCAACAGAAAATGTAAAAAAACCGGAAAAATTAGTGGTCTGGGTAAATGATGAAGAGAAACAAAAGCAAGCATTAAATGACATCTTTAAAAAATATACGGAGAAAACAGGAATTAAAGTGGAAACAGTCGCTGTGAGCATGCTTGATCAGGCGAAAAAAATTGCGTTAGATGGTCCAGCAGGCAAAGGCCCTGACATATTTTATCAGCCACACGACCGTATTGGCGACATTGTTCTCCAAGGTTTAGCTGATCCGGTTGATCTTGGCGACGCAAAAAGCGAATATAGTAAAACGGCAATGGATGCGGTTACTTATGATGCACAGACTTATGGCGTGCCGTTTGTCGTGGAAACATACGGCTTATTTTACAATAAAAATTTAGTGCCTGAAGCTCCGCAAACAATGGAAGAACTGATGAAAATCGCGAAAGAAAAAACAACCCCATCCAAAGATCGATACGGCTTCTTGATGGAAGCAGCTAATTTCTATTTTGTCTACCCATTCTTTGCGGGATATGGCGGCTATGTATTCCGTAACGAAGATGGAAAAATGGATACAAGCGATATTGGCTTGGCGAATGATGGTGCTGTCAAAGGTGCTGAGCTTGTCCAATCTTGGTTTGAAAACGGATACATTCCAAAAGAAATTAATCAAGATGTCATGAATGGCTTATTTACGAAAGGAAATGTAGCAACGGTAATCAGCGGCCCGTGGAATATTGCCACCTACAGCGATGCGCTAGGGGACAAATTGGCAACTGCGCCGCTTCCGGTATTAGAAAACGGGGAGCATCCAAAATCGTTTGTCGGTGTGAAAGCATGGATGTTATCTGCTTATTCGAAAAATAAAGAGTGGGCAACGGACTTGATGAAGTTTATCACAAATGAAGAAAACTCGCTCCATTATTATGAAGTCGCAGGGGAAATGCCGGCAAATGAAAAAGCATTAACGAACGAAAAAATTAAAAATGACCCATTAATTTCTGGATTCGCAGAACAAATCCAATATGGCGAACCGATGCCAAATGTACCGCAAATGTCGCAAGTATGGGATCCAATGGGCAATGCGCTACAGTTTATTGCCAAAGGCGATAATCCAAAAGAGGTGTTGAAAGAAGCGGTAAAAACGATTCAAGACAAAATTGCCGCCAGCGGTGGAGGACAATAA